The following are from one region of the Verrucomicrobiaceae bacterium genome:
- a CDS encoding response regulator, translating to MLTAPHTGERLPYEELLERYEALQLRVTRFSTVEQRLVDAQYQLDEELGRFARIHAFASKAIHVRSDQDFADMVAEAVLDVFEQEFSLFWPIDESGQMMVDPMAVQGLKASPPELTDLTVWIEDRLQHMTSQTKVVPKELLERLPSSFDFAHLVIGFCQDQTGKRIAVVITGISREKADFHTPLMLERIQSFQVFVQKVSSLSMNRRNNAIIARQMLHIQQSEERLKLAIEGSNTGFWDWDLLTGQVVFSPLWKSMLGYADDEIGTAPEEWESRMHPEDRERSMERVERHLHGETPVFDNLARMRHKDGHFVWIMARGRALRDTQGTVYRFVGTHFDMTQQKALEQRLREAEDLQRIAREQAEAASRAKSIFVASMSHEIRTPMNGVLGMLQLLHDTPLSESQTELVVNAEKSATALLDVIGDILDLSKVEAGKIDLESQPFQPAALFEEVSTLMKVRSEAKDLQLRLSLPTAMPAWVKGDPGRLRQILINLIGNAIKFTDQGSVTVEVETSPVIGPQALVNLEVTVRDTGIGFSEGFIEHLFQPFSQHDGSTKRRHDGTGLGLAISRSLIELMGGRIAAKSRPGEGSEFRITLCLPVTEAPQDYTREKPAAPASLQFEGRVLVVEDNPMGQTVAKLMLQKFGFSVDLAANGQEGAALARTGDYRFVLMDCQMPVMDGFEATAAIREAESHTGHASVPIVALTANVQPSDIEKCLQCGMNDFLPKPLRKDALVAKMVKWVV from the coding sequence ATGCTCACTGCACCCCACACTGGAGAAAGACTGCCGTACGAAGAGCTGCTGGAGCGCTACGAGGCGCTACAACTCCGTGTGACGCGGTTTTCCACGGTGGAGCAGCGGTTGGTGGATGCGCAGTATCAGCTCGATGAGGAATTGGGCCGCTTCGCCCGGATTCATGCTTTTGCTTCAAAAGCCATCCATGTGCGCAGTGATCAGGACTTTGCCGACATGGTGGCAGAGGCGGTGTTGGATGTGTTTGAGCAGGAATTCAGTCTTTTTTGGCCTATTGATGAGAGTGGGCAGATGATGGTGGACCCGATGGCAGTTCAGGGACTGAAAGCGTCACCACCAGAACTCACAGACCTGACGGTGTGGATCGAGGATCGGTTACAGCATATGACGTCGCAGACAAAAGTGGTGCCGAAGGAGCTGCTGGAGCGTTTGCCATCTAGTTTTGACTTTGCCCATCTGGTGATTGGTTTCTGTCAGGATCAAACTGGTAAACGCATCGCTGTGGTGATCACGGGTATCAGCCGAGAGAAGGCAGATTTTCACACGCCGCTGATGTTGGAGCGCATCCAGTCGTTTCAAGTCTTTGTGCAGAAGGTTTCGAGTCTCTCGATGAATCGCCGTAATAATGCGATCATAGCAAGGCAGATGCTGCACATCCAGCAATCGGAAGAGCGGCTGAAGTTAGCCATTGAAGGCAGCAACACGGGTTTCTGGGACTGGGATCTACTCACTGGGCAGGTGGTATTCTCTCCCCTGTGGAAGTCTATGCTGGGGTATGCGGATGATGAGATCGGGACTGCACCGGAGGAATGGGAGTCTCGCATGCACCCGGAGGACCGTGAGCGAAGCATGGAGCGTGTAGAGAGGCATCTGCACGGCGAGACGCCGGTTTTTGATAATCTGGCCCGCATGAGGCATAAAGATGGCCACTTTGTATGGATCATGGCCCGCGGTCGTGCGCTGCGTGATACACAGGGCACGGTGTATCGTTTTGTGGGCACACACTTTGATATGACGCAGCAAAAAGCGCTGGAGCAGCGCCTGCGTGAGGCTGAGGACCTGCAACGCATTGCTCGTGAGCAGGCAGAGGCCGCTAGCCGTGCGAAAAGCATCTTTGTGGCGAGCATGAGCCATGAAATCCGCACGCCGATGAATGGTGTGCTCGGGATGCTACAGCTTCTTCACGATACACCACTTTCGGAGTCGCAAACGGAGCTGGTGGTCAATGCTGAAAAGTCCGCCACGGCGCTGCTGGATGTCATCGGAGACATTCTGGACCTTTCGAAGGTAGAGGCTGGCAAGATCGACCTCGAATCCCAGCCTTTCCAGCCAGCGGCCTTGTTTGAAGAGGTGAGCACACTGATGAAAGTGCGCTCTGAGGCCAAAGACCTTCAACTAAGGCTCAGTCTGCCTACAGCAATGCCGGCATGGGTCAAAGGTGATCCTGGAAGGCTACGGCAGATCCTGATCAACCTCATCGGCAATGCGATCAAATTCACCGATCAAGGCAGTGTGACGGTGGAGGTGGAAACAAGCCCCGTAATAGGCCCCCAAGCACTGGTAAACCTAGAGGTGACTGTGCGTGACACGGGCATCGGATTCTCTGAAGGATTCATCGAGCATCTGTTCCAGCCATTCAGCCAACATGATGGCTCCACGAAGCGCCGCCACGATGGCACGGGACTCGGGCTGGCGATCTCTCGCTCGCTCATCGAGCTGATGGGCGGCCGTATCGCGGCGAAGAGCCGTCCAGGCGAAGGCTCAGAATTCCGCATCACGCTGTGTCTGCCGGTGACAGAGGCTCCGCAAGATTACACAAGAGAGAAGCCTGCCGCACCGGCGTCACTTCAGTTCGAAGGACGTGTGCTCGTGGTCGAAGATAATCCCATGGGGCAAACGGTCGCGAAGCTGATGCTGCAAAAATTTGGCTTCAGTGTCGATTTGGCCGCCAATGGCCAAGAAGGTGCCGCTTTGGCGCGGACGGGTGATTACCGATTTGTTTTGATGGATTGCCAAATGCCGGTGATGGACGGTTTTGAAGCCACCGCAGCTATTCGCGAAGCCGAATCCCATACTGGACATGCGTCTGTGCCGATCGTGGCGCTGACCGCGAATGTACAGCCATCTGATATCGAAAAGTGCCTGCAATGTGGCATGAATGACTTTCTCCCGAAACCGCTGCGCAAGGATGCGCTGGTGGCAAAGATGGTGAAGTGGGTGGTGTAG